The following proteins are co-located in the Verrucomicrobiia bacterium genome:
- the guaA gene encoding glutamine-hydrolyzing GMP synthase gives MTEQIVILDFGSQYTQVIARRIRECNVYSVILRYDTPAKEIEALRPSGIILSGGPSSVYATDAPLPDRNIFKLRIPMLGICFGIQLLAQFQGGRVEKSTKREYGRGTLRVTDSFCPLFANLPESLQVWNSHADKLTKLPKGFVSVAVTENSDYAAIENRERKMFGLQFHPEVAHTPHGRDILANFVHNICGCGKNWTMRSYIDQAVEEIRAQVGKERVILGLSGGVDSSVAAALLHKAIGDQLTCIFVNNGVLRGREAQVVQDVFVRHFKIKLQYEDASKLFLKNLKGITDPERKRKIIGKTFIDVFDAATKRAGKAKFLAQGTLYPDVIESVPIAGNPAAMIKSHHNVGGLPKRMKFQLVEPLKCLFKDEVRELGLELGLPREIVLRQPFPGPGLAVRILGEVTPQRLEILRNADTIVVEEMKATDWYYKIWQSFAVLLPVRSVGVMGDERTYEYTIAIRAVESQDGMTADWVKLPYDLLEKLASRIINEVKGVNRCVFDITSKPPGTIEWE, from the coding sequence ATGACAGAGCAAATCGTCATCCTGGACTTCGGGTCCCAGTATACCCAGGTCATTGCCCGGCGCATTCGCGAGTGCAACGTGTATTCGGTCATCCTGCGCTACGACACGCCCGCAAAGGAGATCGAGGCGCTGCGCCCCAGCGGGATCATCCTGTCAGGCGGTCCGTCGAGCGTTTACGCCACGGACGCGCCCCTGCCCGACCGGAATATTTTCAAGCTGCGGATTCCGATGCTCGGCATCTGCTTTGGGATCCAACTGCTGGCGCAGTTCCAGGGCGGCCGCGTTGAGAAGAGCACGAAACGGGAATACGGCCGCGGAACCCTACGTGTGACGGACAGCTTCTGCCCTTTGTTCGCCAACCTGCCCGAGTCGCTCCAGGTCTGGAACTCGCATGCGGATAAACTGACAAAGCTTCCGAAAGGTTTCGTTTCTGTTGCCGTCACGGAAAACTCCGACTACGCCGCGATCGAAAACCGCGAACGCAAAATGTTCGGCCTGCAGTTTCATCCCGAGGTCGCCCACACACCGCATGGCAGGGACATCCTCGCCAATTTCGTTCATAACATCTGCGGCTGCGGCAAGAACTGGACGATGCGCAGCTACATCGACCAGGCCGTCGAGGAAATCCGCGCGCAGGTTGGCAAGGAACGCGTGATCCTTGGCCTGAGCGGCGGCGTCGATTCCAGTGTGGCGGCTGCGCTGCTGCACAAGGCGATCGGCGATCAGCTCACCTGCATCTTCGTCAACAATGGCGTGCTGCGCGGGCGCGAGGCACAGGTCGTTCAGGACGTGTTCGTGCGTCACTTCAAGATCAAGCTTCAATACGAGGACGCCTCAAAACTGTTTCTCAAGAACCTCAAGGGAATCACGGACCCCGAACGCAAGCGCAAGATCATCGGCAAGACGTTCATCGACGTTTTCGATGCGGCAACCAAACGCGCGGGAAAAGCAAAGTTTCTGGCGCAGGGAACGTTGTATCCTGACGTCATCGAATCGGTCCCGATCGCGGGGAATCCTGCCGCGATGATCAAGAGCCATCACAACGTGGGAGGGCTGCCGAAGCGGATGAAGTTCCAGCTTGTCGAACCGCTCAAGTGCCTGTTCAAGGATGAGGTGCGCGAGCTCGGACTGGAACTTGGCCTGCCGCGCGAGATCGTGCTCCGCCAGCCGTTCCCCGGTCCAGGCCTGGCCGTTCGCATCCTCGGCGAAGTCACGCCTCAGCGGCTCGAAATTCTGCGCAATGCGGACACCATCGTGGTTGAGGAAATGAAGGCAACGGATTGGTATTACAAGATCTGGCAAAGCTTCGCGGTCCTCCTGCCCGTGCGGAGCGTTGGAGTGATGGGCGATGAGCGGACGTATGAATACACGATTGCCATTCGCGCAGTGGAATCCCAGGACGGCATGACAGCCGACTGGGTGAAACTGCCTTACGACCTGCTGGAAAAGCTCGCGAGCCGCATCATCAATGAGGTGAAAGGCGTCAATCGATGCGTCTTCGACATCACGAGCAAACCCCCTGGAACCATCGAGTGGGAATAG
- a CDS encoding MBL fold metallo-hydrolase produces the protein MNLEDHLGDVLRKARAMIGVPPGSAATAAGLSETDYSNLEDSGTVPQTVRYAPLAEALRLNPVKLEKLARGWMPAPKDLGLWRELRQLSTTESGNTVHAYLVWDEVTREAAVFDTGWNAVEMLKIIAAEQLNLRHVFITHTHDDHMAGLQEIRDAFPKSILHTDARSAPPQHKNRRNDCIHLGSLRITNRETPGHAEDGVTYIVGNWPEDAPHVAIVGDAIFAGSMGGAPEHGDLAKSKVREQILSLPLDTLLCPGHGPLTTVAEEKENNPFF, from the coding sequence ATGAACCTTGAAGATCATTTGGGAGATGTCCTGCGCAAAGCGCGGGCGATGATTGGCGTGCCGCCGGGATCGGCTGCAACCGCGGCAGGTCTCAGCGAGACGGACTACTCCAATCTCGAGGATTCCGGGACGGTTCCGCAAACCGTCCGCTATGCGCCGCTTGCCGAGGCGCTGCGATTGAATCCAGTGAAGCTGGAGAAACTTGCGCGAGGCTGGATGCCGGCCCCGAAAGACCTCGGCCTGTGGCGGGAGCTGCGGCAGCTGAGCACGACGGAATCCGGCAACACGGTTCACGCTTACCTTGTGTGGGACGAAGTCACGCGCGAGGCTGCGGTTTTCGACACGGGATGGAATGCGGTCGAAATGCTCAAGATCATTGCCGCGGAGCAATTGAACCTTCGGCATGTTTTCATCACACATACACATGATGATCACATGGCTGGCCTGCAGGAGATCCGCGATGCGTTTCCGAAAAGCATTCTGCATACGGATGCGCGCAGCGCGCCGCCGCAGCACAAGAATCGGCGAAACGACTGCATTCACCTTGGCAGCCTCAGGATCACCAACCGCGAGACGCCCGGCCACGCCGAGGATGGAGTGACCTACATTGTCGGCAACTGGCCCGAGGATGCCCCGCATGTCGCGATTGTCGGCGACGCGATCTTTGCAGGGTCAATGGGAGGCGCGCCGGAACACGGGGATCTTGCGAAATCGAAAGTGCGGGAACAAATCCTGAGCCTGCCGTTGGACACCCTGCTTTGCCCCGGCCACGGGCCGCTGACAACCGTGGCGGAAGAGAAGGAGAACAACCCGTTCTTCTGA
- a CDS encoding LysR family transcriptional regulator: MNPDRLNRPLDSRQLNAFVAVARTRSFTRAGKELFLSQSAVSHALKALEDEIGCPLFDRAGKQIQLSPAGEHLLHFAEKILSDMASARNALHRRSSWGRARVRVGTAAAGASWLLPRVIHAFRREFPDCSVCVKTGDTRECIEGLVANDIDLGLAITPGHAAAVDVKACFTDELLWVVPENHSWARAGTVLQAGFASQTFIFESATGGLFRLVEKFAEREQLVVTCHLEAGTPDAVKELVAASAGVTALPAWAVVKEVKDGSLATVAMGKRKLKRTWSLLRPQDRKSDLATEVFARLMMEALASNEPPAITASANASARSSPVAL; this comes from the coding sequence ATGAACCCTGATCGGTTGAATCGCCCGCTGGACAGCCGGCAACTCAACGCGTTTGTGGCAGTCGCACGGACCCGCAGTTTCACACGCGCGGGCAAGGAGCTCTTCCTCTCTCAATCAGCGGTCAGCCACGCGTTGAAGGCGCTCGAGGACGAAATTGGCTGCCCGCTCTTTGATCGCGCGGGCAAGCAGATTCAGCTCAGCCCAGCGGGGGAGCATCTTCTTCATTTCGCGGAAAAAATTCTTTCCGACATGGCTTCGGCGCGCAACGCGTTGCATCGCCGTTCATCGTGGGGCAGGGCGCGGGTGCGCGTGGGGACCGCTGCGGCAGGTGCATCGTGGTTGTTGCCGCGGGTGATTCACGCGTTCCGGCGGGAGTTCCCCGACTGCTCCGTTTGCGTCAAGACCGGTGACACGCGCGAATGCATTGAAGGACTGGTTGCAAACGACATCGACCTCGGGTTGGCGATCACTCCAGGCCACGCAGCAGCAGTGGATGTAAAGGCGTGTTTCACGGACGAGCTTCTCTGGGTTGTCCCGGAGAACCATTCGTGGGCCCGCGCAGGAACCGTGTTGCAAGCCGGGTTCGCATCGCAAACGTTCATTTTCGAAAGCGCAACGGGCGGTTTGTTTCGGCTCGTTGAGAAATTTGCAGAACGCGAACAGCTCGTTGTGACGTGTCACCTGGAAGCCGGAACGCCGGACGCGGTAAAAGAACTGGTCGCAGCCAGCGCAGGCGTGACAGCGCTGCCGGCCTGGGCGGTGGTGAAGGAAGTGAAGGACGGATCCCTGGCAACCGTCGCGATGGGTAAACGCAAGCTCAAGCGAACATGGTCGCTGCTGCGGCCCCAAGACCGGAAGTCGGATCTCGCCACCGAGGTTTTTGCGCGCCTGATGATGGAAGCGCTCGCGTCGAACGAGCCGCCTGCAATCACTGCATCAGCTAACGCGAGTGCGCGATCTTCGCCTGTTGCTCTTTGA
- a CDS encoding Ig-like domain-containing protein — protein sequence MRLRRLGRALLVLAGFTALCNAGLAAAQDITLSGVLEGSVITLQPNTAGTNLAFTAAVSPPAADTNLVFLLERQGSVFAVRTSPPPHNVTFSNLPAGKYYLAAQFAGSAGLADGSLSFDIRSPSLAPLNDRWAQPALMLLNSTRVGANTFAASEPGEPVHAGVGSGKSIWWAWTAVSNGVFTATTRGSAFDTVLGLYTGKNVAMLAEVAANDDAGPYAFSQVSFNAIAGKVYYFVVDSAQPAASGSVQLRLAASSPPQISITTPSDGALFLVNSPSGTVNTPVAATVQDAAVVARVDYYLDGGGVAESGTLAAPYQVYLTNLPPAHYVLTLVASNMTGLVSSSSIGFSIISLAPELMIEKYVASLGSVEMGITGFKGRNYIIQASTNLDVWCGVSTLTNFAGAQKLSETNVARFNRRFYRAAGSP from the coding sequence ATGCGGCTCCGGCGATTGGGACGAGCGTTGCTTGTCCTGGCCGGATTCACAGCACTCTGCAATGCCGGCCTGGCTGCGGCTCAAGACATCACTCTTTCAGGAGTGCTGGAAGGAAGTGTGATCACCCTCCAGCCGAATACAGCGGGCACCAATCTGGCGTTCACTGCGGCTGTTTCTCCACCCGCGGCGGATACCAACCTGGTCTTTTTGCTCGAACGCCAGGGCAGCGTGTTTGCCGTCCGCACCAGCCCGCCACCGCACAACGTGACGTTTTCAAACCTGCCAGCAGGAAAGTATTATCTCGCGGCGCAATTCGCGGGCAGTGCCGGCCTGGCGGACGGAAGCCTGAGCTTTGACATACGTTCCCCATCGCTGGCCCCGTTAAATGATCGATGGGCGCAGCCCGCCTTGATGTTGCTCAATTCAACCCGCGTGGGGGCGAATACCTTTGCCGCGTCGGAACCAGGCGAGCCGGTGCATGCAGGCGTCGGTTCGGGCAAATCAATCTGGTGGGCGTGGACTGCTGTTTCCAATGGTGTCTTCACCGCCACGACGCGGGGCAGCGCGTTCGACACGGTCCTCGGCCTCTACACGGGAAAGAACGTCGCGATGCTGGCCGAGGTGGCTGCGAATGATGATGCGGGTCCTTACGCATTCAGCCAGGTCAGCTTCAACGCGATTGCCGGAAAAGTTTACTACTTTGTCGTCGACAGCGCCCAGCCCGCCGCGTCGGGCAGTGTGCAGCTTCGACTAGCCGCCAGTTCGCCGCCGCAGATTTCCATCACCACTCCGAGCGATGGCGCGTTGTTTCTGGTCAATTCGCCCTCCGGCACCGTCAACACACCGGTTGCCGCAACAGTGCAGGACGCGGCAGTTGTTGCGCGGGTCGATTACTATTTGGACGGCGGGGGTGTTGCCGAATCAGGAACCCTGGCTGCGCCCTATCAGGTCTACCTGACGAACCTGCCGCCTGCGCATTACGTGCTCACACTGGTCGCTTCCAATATGACCGGTCTCGTCAGTTCCTCGAGCATCGGATTTTCAATCATATCGCTCGCGCCTGAACTGATGATTGAAAAATACGTGGCATCGTTGGGATCCGTTGAGATGGGCATCACGGGTTTCAAAGGACGAAATTATATCATTCAAGCCTCGACCAATCTCGACGTGTGGTGCGGTGTGAGCACGCTCACGAATTTTGCGGGCGCGCAAAAGCTATCCGAAACGAACGTCGCGCGATTCAACCGTCGATTCTACCGGGCCGCGGGCTCGCCGTGA
- a CDS encoding PA14 domain-containing protein, with product MKQPFETSAFRKPLRALISNATSAALWVFVLAGAMRPLHAADHQVQMHDYYFDPQFLAVTVGDSVTWKNFGGEHTATSDDAIFDSDITAFEEEYTFTFSDEGSFPYHCSLHGEGGIGMFGIILVTGSADNTAPETPINLSPADGATNQPVALQLRATPYVDADGVDFHATSQWVLSYASNNAVALDSGPLTGSLTNYHPPGLAEGTAYDWQVRYKDGRGKWSGYSVPTRFRTLVSHGLHGQGLKASYHNVPEFNSPLVVTTNSGIQFLWGTARPHRRITADAFAARWEGSVLPEFTEPYQFQFQFHGRARVWVNQELVIDEWEGCSMKQTRRGFVPLIGGQLAALRVDYVADAAGAEAVLRWESPHQTREVIPMLRLFPFSP from the coding sequence ATGAAGCAGCCATTCGAAACCTCTGCCTTTCGCAAGCCGCTGCGCGCGTTGATATCGAACGCAACTTCGGCTGCGCTTTGGGTGTTTGTTCTAGCCGGGGCGATGCGTCCGCTCCATGCAGCCGATCATCAGGTGCAGATGCACGATTATTACTTTGATCCGCAATTCCTGGCGGTCACGGTGGGCGACAGTGTCACCTGGAAAAATTTTGGAGGCGAACATACGGCGACTTCGGATGACGCAATCTTTGACTCGGACATCACCGCTTTTGAGGAGGAGTATACGTTCACGTTTTCGGACGAGGGGAGTTTTCCGTATCACTGTTCGCTGCATGGCGAAGGCGGCATCGGAATGTTTGGCATCATCCTCGTGACGGGTTCAGCCGACAACACGGCTCCCGAAACACCGATCAATCTTTCTCCTGCGGACGGCGCCACCAATCAGCCAGTGGCGCTGCAACTAAGGGCGACGCCATATGTTGATGCGGATGGGGTTGATTTTCATGCCACGAGCCAGTGGGTTCTCAGTTACGCGAGCAACAATGCAGTGGCTTTGGACAGCGGGCCGCTCACTGGCAGCCTGACCAACTATCATCCGCCCGGGCTCGCGGAGGGAACGGCTTACGATTGGCAGGTGCGTTACAAGGACGGGCGCGGGAAGTGGAGCGGTTATTCTGTGCCGACCCGCTTCAGAACGCTCGTATCGCACGGACTTCATGGCCAGGGATTGAAAGCGAGCTATCACAATGTTCCGGAATTTAATTCGCCGCTCGTTGTCACGACCAACAGCGGAATTCAATTTTTGTGGGGAACCGCCCGGCCGCATCGGCGCATCACGGCGGACGCCTTCGCTGCACGATGGGAAGGCTCCGTCCTGCCGGAGTTTACGGAACCCTATCAGTTTCAGTTCCAGTTTCATGGACGCGCCCGCGTGTGGGTCAATCAAGAGCTGGTCATCGATGAATGGGAGGGGTGCTCAATGAAGCAAACACGCCGGGGTTTTGTTCCCTTGATCGGCGGGCAGCTCGCCGCGCTGCGTGTCGACTACGTTGCTGACGCTGCGGGCGCCGAGGCGGTGCTGCGCTGGGAAAGTCCGCATCAGACGCGCGAAGTGATTCCCATGCTGAGGTTGTTTCCATTTTCCCCATGA
- a CDS encoding multicopper oxidase family protein, whose product MSLKISRRHMLRTSTLALAGLCAASRRVLAGGMNMEMDMQPSGNSPALAPFVDALRIPPVLNPVMRGKTAHYTMTMRAGLSKVHRDLPATVVWGFDGIYPGPTIWATRGHPVAIRHVSRLPDMHQDGMAAMAMMYPSVHLHGAHVAPQHDGHPREAISPDAFRDFHYPNQQRAATLLYHDHSHGQTGLHVYYGMAGCYLIKDPNEEALNLPTGEFDIPLMIQDRVFKADGSFHYMLDASTRETGVLGDTILVNGVVQPYLKVARRKYRLRIINASNARAYQLQLSTAEPLIHIATDGGLLPKPAPQAVIDLAPFERVDVVVDFGAYTLGTQVVLKNGGSGAGSLGSIMRFDVDIPAVDDSTVPDCLSAWEDLPVDAQTPTREFVLNRKSSPAGTVWTINDELYEMSNPPLAQVKHGALERWRFLNPTNHPHPVHIHLIQFQVLNINGVPQDPARHGWKDVLVAPPGGEITVAARFKGYTGRYLFHCHNLEHEDLGMMADYEIVP is encoded by the coding sequence ATGAGCCTGAAGATTTCACGCCGTCACATGTTGCGCACGAGCACGCTGGCGCTCGCCGGTTTGTGCGCGGCCTCGCGCCGCGTGCTGGCGGGCGGCATGAACATGGAAATGGACATGCAGCCGTCCGGTAACAGTCCGGCCCTGGCGCCATTTGTGGATGCATTGCGCATTCCCCCGGTGCTCAATCCCGTGATGCGTGGCAAGACCGCGCACTACACGATGACCATGCGCGCCGGCCTTTCGAAAGTGCATAGGGATTTGCCGGCGACCGTGGTTTGGGGATTTGACGGAATCTATCCCGGTCCGACGATCTGGGCGACGCGGGGACACCCTGTGGCAATTCGACATGTCAGCCGTCTTCCGGACATGCATCAGGACGGAATGGCGGCGATGGCAATGATGTATCCCTCGGTCCACCTGCATGGGGCACACGTGGCCCCCCAGCATGACGGACATCCCCGTGAGGCTATCTCGCCGGATGCGTTTCGTGATTTTCATTATCCCAATCAGCAACGGGCTGCGACCTTGCTGTACCATGATCATTCGCATGGCCAGACCGGCCTGCATGTGTATTACGGCATGGCTGGATGTTACTTGATCAAGGATCCGAACGAGGAAGCGTTGAACCTTCCCACGGGCGAGTTCGATATTCCGCTCATGATCCAGGACCGGGTTTTCAAAGCAGACGGGTCGTTTCATTACATGCTTGATGCCAGCACGCGTGAGACGGGTGTGCTGGGCGACACGATCCTCGTCAACGGCGTGGTGCAACCCTATTTGAAAGTCGCGCGCAGAAAATACCGGCTCCGCATCATCAATGCATCGAACGCGCGCGCGTATCAATTGCAACTCAGCACAGCCGAGCCGCTCATCCATATTGCGACGGACGGCGGATTGCTGCCGAAGCCGGCTCCGCAGGCGGTCATTGACTTGGCGCCATTCGAGCGCGTGGATGTGGTCGTCGATTTCGGCGCCTACACGCTCGGAACGCAGGTTGTCCTGAAAAACGGCGGAAGCGGCGCAGGCTCCCTCGGGTCGATCATGCGTTTCGATGTTGATATTCCCGCAGTGGACGACTCGACCGTTCCCGATTGCTTGTCTGCGTGGGAAGACCTGCCGGTTGATGCCCAGACACCGACGCGCGAGTTCGTGTTGAATCGAAAATCAAGTCCTGCCGGAACGGTTTGGACCATCAATGACGAACTGTATGAAATGAGCAATCCGCCCCTTGCCCAGGTAAAGCACGGCGCCCTGGAACGCTGGAGATTTCTGAATCCAACAAACCATCCGCACCCTGTCCATATTCACCTGATCCAGTTTCAAGTCCTCAACATCAATGGCGTGCCGCAGGATCCGGCGCGACACGGCTGGAAGGATGTCCTGGTCGCGCCCCCGGGAGGAGAAATAACTGTCGCGGCGCGGTTCAAGGGGTACACCGGGCGCTACTTGTTCCATTGCCACAATCTCGAGCACGAGGACCTCGGCATGATGGCAGATTACGAAATTGTTCCATGA
- a CDS encoding DUF1573 domain-containing protein, with protein MKIVLLLISVLLISLSPMRGDNAGPSAPVIPFLPKSALLWDAVEKSVELAAMTNIAGFTFWATNVSDGDVTIHSTETSCDCTVAQAAKLLPWRLAPGEGGSLKVNLNTRGRFGLVTKTITVHSSHGSQVLTIHARIPLTPAPANVSARQRDMMAALQDRQVVFQGSCAACHALPAAGKTGEVLFVKACGICHTAEHRAEMVPDLAALQSKKDEEYWRSWVTHGKPGSLMPAFAMEEGGILDTNQIESLVGYLLKKYPAGSKAAAESLAH; from the coding sequence ATGAAGATTGTGCTTCTACTCATCTCCGTGTTGCTGATCAGTCTCAGTCCCATGCGCGGTGATAACGCCGGCCCGTCAGCTCCCGTCATTCCATTCCTTCCTAAATCTGCCCTGCTTTGGGATGCCGTGGAAAAGTCGGTTGAGCTGGCAGCGATGACTAACATTGCCGGCTTCACGTTCTGGGCGACCAACGTCTCTGACGGCGACGTGACGATTCACTCCACTGAAACGTCCTGCGATTGCACTGTGGCGCAGGCGGCGAAGCTGTTGCCGTGGCGATTGGCGCCAGGTGAAGGCGGTTCCCTAAAGGTAAATCTCAACACGCGCGGGAGGTTCGGCCTGGTCACCAAAACAATTACGGTTCATTCGTCGCACGGTTCGCAGGTGCTGACCATTCACGCCCGAATTCCACTGACCCCGGCGCCAGCAAATGTCTCGGCCCGACAGCGCGACATGATGGCGGCGCTGCAGGATCGGCAGGTTGTCTTCCAGGGAAGTTGCGCCGCATGCCATGCATTGCCCGCCGCGGGCAAGACTGGAGAGGTGCTGTTCGTCAAAGCGTGCGGTATCTGCCACACCGCAGAGCATCGCGCCGAGATGGTTCCCGACCTTGCGGCGCTTCAAAGCAAAAAGGACGAAGAGTATTGGCGAAGTTGGGTTACTCACGGAAAACCGGGAAGTCTCATGCCCGCGTTTGCGATGGAGGAGGGCGGAATCCTCGACACCAACCAGATCGAATCGCTCGTTGGTTACCTTCTCAAGAAATACCCGGCGGGCTCCAAGGCGGCAGCGGAGTCTCTGGCCCATTGA
- a CDS encoding Ig domain-containing protein — protein MKKPSFNRGLPLVLAALLAITGGLRTLADHPPDTIFQTFGYVLDAEGNPVVGVDVVGDDWIGETYPSTTDSNGYYSVIFPAEGNYRIQVNCSQLLQQGYACLPYEAVSPEADPVRHDFIVSAATPLLRITNDALPKAHVGAAYHAQLGAADGQPPYTWQLTHDSPALPPGLSLSAGGVISGSPTTNSLFPIKVQVSDANSVITNKVLFITVNRQPTLLQPIWRTNRFSMRLFAAAGQNYTIQMSTNPSTAGWTSLLVTNNPNSGSYIVFDPHATNANRVYRVVIGPD, from the coding sequence GTGAAAAAACCATCTTTCAACCGGGGCTTGCCACTCGTTCTGGCCGCTCTGCTGGCCATAACCGGTGGACTGCGAACCCTCGCAGATCATCCGCCTGACACCATTTTTCAAACCTTTGGGTACGTTCTTGATGCGGAGGGGAATCCTGTCGTGGGCGTGGATGTTGTCGGCGATGATTGGATTGGGGAAACCTACCCTTCAACAACGGACAGCAACGGCTATTACTCGGTAATATTTCCGGCCGAGGGGAATTACAGAATCCAGGTGAACTGCTCGCAGTTGCTGCAACAGGGTTATGCCTGTTTGCCTTATGAGGCCGTGAGCCCGGAAGCGGATCCTGTCCGGCACGACTTCATTGTCAGCGCCGCAACGCCGTTGCTGAGGATCACAAATGACGCGCTGCCGAAAGCTCACGTTGGCGCAGCCTACCATGCGCAATTGGGCGCCGCGGACGGACAACCACCCTACACGTGGCAGTTGACCCACGATTCACCGGCGTTGCCGCCTGGACTTTCGCTATCGGCCGGCGGGGTGATCTCCGGCAGCCCGACAACCAACAGCCTGTTTCCGATCAAAGTCCAGGTGAGCGATGCGAATTCCGTCATCACAAACAAGGTTCTGTTTATCACGGTGAACCGTCAGCCAACCCTTTTGCAGCCGATTTGGCGAACCAACCGATTCTCGATGCGCCTCTTTGCAGCGGCGGGTCAGAATTACACGATTCAAATGTCCACGAATCCGTCGACTGCCGGCTGGACTTCGTTGCTCGTGACGAACAATCCGAATTCGGGTTCTTACATTGTGTTCGACCCGCATGCGACGAACGCCAACCGTGTTTACCGCGTTGTAATTGGACCCGACTAG
- a CDS encoding putative Ig domain-containing protein: MTAPFKRRILRCSQSSRLALVLVIALAPVPRVEADGDALHVLGYVRDHLGNSLAGINVLGDDYVGHVQVSTTDENGHFEIEVEPEVNLRVRPSCEQLATLGFACPPPATVTASADDIEVEFILHPAAALEVTTATLPKAHPGVGYATHLSATGGSPPYAWQLSANSILPDGLVLASDGRISGIPGSTGKFEINVQVTDSVSATGSRGIELIVQARPVLSAIFGPGNLFSVRVTGASNQTYIVQVSTNSALDSWTALAATNHPVADSFLVSDPQSTSASRFYRVLAVP, encoded by the coding sequence ATGACGGCCCCTTTTAAGCGGCGTATCCTGCGGTGTTCGCAGTCGTCACGCCTCGCGTTGGTCCTTGTCATAGCCCTGGCCCCGGTTCCGCGCGTTGAAGCTGATGGAGACGCGCTGCATGTGTTGGGTTATGTCCGCGATCACCTCGGCAATTCGCTCGCTGGCATCAACGTCCTCGGCGACGATTACGTGGGACATGTGCAGGTATCCACCACTGACGAGAATGGTCATTTCGAAATTGAAGTTGAGCCCGAAGTCAACCTCCGCGTGCGGCCGAGTTGCGAGCAGTTGGCAACCCTTGGATTCGCTTGTCCACCGCCTGCAACGGTCACTGCCTCAGCAGATGATATCGAGGTTGAGTTCATTCTCCATCCCGCGGCAGCGCTTGAGGTGACGACTGCGACACTGCCGAAAGCGCACCCGGGAGTGGGCTACGCAACGCACCTGAGCGCCACGGGTGGAAGTCCGCCATACGCATGGCAGCTCTCGGCAAACTCCATCCTGCCAGACGGGCTTGTTCTTGCCTCGGATGGACGAATTTCCGGAATTCCGGGGAGCACGGGGAAATTCGAAATCAATGTCCAGGTGACGGATTCCGTTTCGGCGACCGGCAGCAGGGGAATCGAACTGATTGTGCAGGCGCGGCCGGTCCTTAGTGCGATATTTGGACCAGGCAACCTCTTTTCCGTACGGGTGACGGGCGCATCGAATCAGACCTATATCGTTCAGGTTTCGACCAACAGCGCACTTGATTCGTGGACCGCTCTTGCGGCGACCAATCATCCTGTCGCCGACTCATTTCTCGTTTCCGATCCACAATCAACTTCTGCATCGCGATTTTACCGCGTGCTGGCTGTGCCATGA
- a CDS encoding DNRLRE domain-containing protein — MRTIFLSWTLTTLALLGLAERTSFAGTKILNPIADTFLRDQFASVTNFGNVSPLLVGIAKEPYFIQNRTLLKFDFSEIPTNATITGVTLAVVVTRSNTDPSNFDVNRMLVSWAELEATWIERESGVPWASEGCEPGTEYVSSPSVTAEIDGTLFSSAGMIADVQMWVKDPGTNFGWIVIATGDQVATGKMIGSRESEFAPTLAVDFIVSSPSPPPPPRLFGMKTDGEGLGFSFHAEPNQPYIVESRESLASGSWNLLTNIPAEPLERVITITNAPSAFQGFFRVYLPGPVN; from the coding sequence ATGCGAACGATTTTCCTGAGCTGGACGCTCACCACCCTCGCCCTTCTCGGCCTGGCTGAGCGCACCTCGTTTGCGGGAACGAAGATCCTCAATCCCATCGCGGACACCTTTCTTCGCGATCAATTCGCATCGGTCACGAACTTCGGTAATGTCTCTCCTTTGCTGGTCGGAATTGCGAAGGAGCCGTATTTCATTCAAAACCGGACGCTATTGAAGTTCGATTTCTCGGAAATTCCAACCAACGCGACCATTACGGGAGTGACGCTTGCCGTTGTGGTTACGCGCTCCAATACAGATCCTTCGAACTTCGATGTTAACCGGATGCTTGTAAGCTGGGCGGAGCTTGAGGCGACCTGGATCGAGCGGGAAAGCGGCGTGCCATGGGCATCGGAGGGGTGCGAACCGGGAACTGAGTACGTGTCGTCGCCCAGCGTCACGGCGGAAATTGACGGAACCTTGTTTAGCTCCGCCGGAATGATCGCTGATGTTCAAATGTGGGTGAAAGATCCGGGGACCAATTTCGGCTGGATCGTGATCGCTACGGGCGATCAGGTTGCCACCGGCAAAATGATCGGTTCGCGTGAATCCGAATTCGCTCCAACGCTTGCCGTGGATTTCATCGTATCATCGCCTTCGCCGCCACCGCCTCCACGGTTGTTCGGAATGAAAACTGACGGCGAAGGCTTGGGCTTCTCGTTTCATGCGGAACCGAACCAGCCGTATATCGTCGAATCCCGGGAATCCCTTGCGAGCGGCAGTTGGAACCTTCTTACGAACATTCCCGCGGAGCCTCTTGAGCGGGTGATCACGATCACCAACGCTCCATCGGCTTTCCAAGGCTTCTTTCGTGTTTATCTTCCAGGCCCCGTTAATTGA